One segment of Thermodesulfovibrio sp. 3907-1M DNA contains the following:
- a CDS encoding ATP-binding cassette domain-containing protein has translation MEQPIIKLRNISFHYDDRAVLDNLSLDIYEGERIGLMGPNGSGKTTLLYIIMGLLKPSSGTVEIFGNDKTKRERLH, from the coding sequence TTGGAGCAACCAATTATCAAGCTTAGAAATATCTCCTTCCATTATGATGACAGGGCTGTTTTGGACAACCTGAGTCTTGATATTTATGAGGGTGAAAGAATTGGTCTTATGGGACCTAATGGTTCGGGGAAAACAACCCTTCTTTACATTATAATGGGACTTCTTAAGCCATCTTCAGGGACAGTTGAGATATTCGGAAATGATAAGACAAAAAGAGAAAGACTTCATTGA
- the cbiQ gene encoding cobalt ECF transporter T component CbiQ, producing MHLEEFSEGSSFLHKADPRLKVIVFSIFSILCATASGLKTPSLFLLYSVFSVFIARLRIKPLFSRLSMTNFFILFIWIFVPVSYPGNPYISFAGLKISHEGLLYALSITLKANAIIIATITLLGTSSINALAHAMLHLKAPKKLVTVFFLFYRYITVIHDEYLKIKRAVIARGFVPRTNLHTYRTYAYIVGGMLIKSYERAEEIYKAMLCRGFQGYFPLFKHFHMRKTDIIFSIVSISVFILFWSD from the coding sequence ATGCATCTTGAAGAGTTTTCAGAAGGAAGCTCTTTTTTACATAAGGCAGACCCGAGATTAAAAGTCATAGTTTTTTCCATATTCAGCATTCTCTGCGCCACTGCTTCAGGATTGAAAACTCCATCTTTGTTTTTACTCTATTCTGTTTTTTCTGTTTTCATTGCACGATTAAGAATAAAACCGCTTTTTTCAAGACTCAGTATGACAAACTTTTTCATACTTTTCATCTGGATTTTTGTGCCTGTAAGCTATCCAGGCAATCCTTATATCTCATTTGCCGGATTAAAGATAAGCCATGAAGGTCTTCTTTATGCATTATCAATTACCCTGAAAGCCAATGCAATAATTATAGCTACAATAACACTTCTTGGAACTTCTTCCATCAATGCTTTAGCTCATGCAATGCTTCATCTAAAAGCACCTAAGAAACTCGTTACAGTATTTTTCCTTTTTTATCGCTACATTACAGTTATCCATGACGAATATTTAAAAATAAAAAGAGCTGTTATTGCCCGGGGATTCGTTCCAAGAACAAATCTTCACACTTACAGAACCTATGCTTACATTGTTGGTGGAATGCTTATTAAAAGCTATGAAAGAGCAGAGGAGATTTATAAGGCAATGCTGTGTAGAGGCTTTCAGGGATATTTTCCACTTTTTAAGCATTTCCATATGAGAAAAACTGATATAATATTCAGTATCGTTTCAATTTCTGTGTTTATTTTATTCTGGAGTGATTAG
- a CDS encoding DUF4198 domain-containing protein, translating to MKSFKSLLISSIIAVLFLTGTALAHFGVIMPSDDIIGEKDTKKITLKVYFMHPFEQEWLNMEKPKAFGVMLGDEKTDLLSTLVNKKVKGKNAWETTFTIKRPGDYIFYLEPQPYWEPAEEKFIAHYPKVVVQALGKEEGWDKEVGLPIEIVPLTRPYGLWVGNVFQGVVKLNGKPLPFADVEVEYFNESGKVKAPKEAYVTQVIKADANGVFTYAIPKAGWWGFAALTDATYKIKKDGKEYPVEIGGIIWVKAREMK from the coding sequence ATGAAGAGTTTTAAAAGTCTTTTAATCAGCAGCATCATCGCAGTATTATTTCTTACAGGCACAGCACTGGCTCATTTTGGAGTTATAATGCCTTCTGATGACATTATCGGAGAGAAAGACACAAAAAAGATTACACTTAAAGTTTACTTCATGCATCCCTTTGAGCAAGAATGGCTTAACATGGAAAAACCAAAAGCTTTTGGCGTAATGCTCGGTGATGAAAAAACTGATCTCCTGAGCACCCTCGTTAACAAAAAAGTAAAAGGCAAAAACGCATGGGAGACTACTTTTACAATTAAACGCCCAGGAGACTACATCTTTTATCTTGAGCCACAGCCTTACTGGGAGCCTGCTGAGGAAAAATTCATAGCTCACTATCCTAAGGTTGTTGTTCAGGCTCTTGGAAAGGAGGAAGGATGGGACAAGGAAGTGGGGCTTCCTATTGAGATTGTTCCCCTTACAAGACCTTACGGACTCTGGGTTGGAAATGTTTTTCAGGGAGTTGTGAAACTCAATGGAAAGCCTTTGCCTTTTGCAGATGTTGAGGTTGAATACTTTAATGAAAGTGGTAAAGTTAAAGCACCAAAGGAAGCCTATGTAACACAGGTTATAAAAGCTGATGCAAACGGTGTATTTACCTATGCAATTCCAAAGGCTGGATGGTGGGGATTTGCAGCATTGACTGATGCTACTTATAAGATTAAAAAAGATGGTAAAGAATATCCTGTTGAAATTGGTGGAATTATATGGGTTAAGGCAAGGGAGATGAAATAA
- a CDS encoding carbohydrate porin, with protein sequence MKKWFIFLVVLLFPVSVFAADVTDWLSVSGSATTVYQWLHMTKGYVDSDTNDKTKDRGSAVIDFNVSLKPTENDEFFLRASFAKGSGFHSESANYPFVLNPNADDLFVDLRNINGHARDHLQELWYSHRFPIEKEVFLKLTAGIIDSTAFIDDNAYAADELQQFMNEALVHNPLANLPSYDAGVAAEFEAGKFHLRVVGMRSKNENETMDVKRYNWIGAQIGYKLETGLGEGNYRIYGYTTNKKFENWDADAYKALKGIGVSFDQQLLKDTLGAFFRAGWQDDSAQRVNYNRMVSLGLNLNGSVWGRKDDEVGVGYAYLKTPSKNEELKHSQVFESYVKFKLFSYKFLSSDITLDYQYIRDTARESDNTKAGHVYGVRFNINF encoded by the coding sequence ATGAAGAAATGGTTTATTTTTCTTGTGGTTTTATTGTTTCCTGTATCAGTTTTTGCTGCGGATGTAACAGACTGGCTTTCAGTATCTGGCTCAGCTACTACCGTCTATCAATGGCTGCACATGACAAAGGGATATGTAGATTCTGACACGAATGATAAGACAAAAGACCGTGGCTCAGCAGTGATTGACTTTAATGTATCCCTTAAGCCTACTGAAAATGACGAATTCTTTTTAAGGGCAAGCTTTGCAAAAGGAAGCGGATTTCATTCAGAAAGCGCAAACTATCCCTTTGTTCTTAATCCAAATGCAGATGATCTATTTGTAGACTTGAGAAACATCAATGGACATGCAAGGGATCATCTTCAGGAGTTATGGTATTCTCACAGGTTTCCAATTGAAAAAGAAGTATTCCTCAAGCTTACAGCAGGAATAATTGACTCAACAGCTTTTATTGATGACAATGCCTATGCAGCTGATGAATTACAGCAGTTCATGAATGAAGCTCTGGTTCACAACCCCCTTGCAAATCTTCCAAGCTATGATGCTGGAGTTGCAGCAGAGTTTGAAGCTGGTAAATTTCATCTGAGAGTAGTTGGAATGCGCTCAAAAAATGAAAACGAGACAATGGATGTCAAGAGATACAACTGGATAGGAGCACAGATTGGTTACAAACTTGAGACAGGACTTGGTGAGGGAAACTACAGGATTTATGGCTACACAACGAATAAGAAGTTTGAAAACTGGGATGCTGATGCATACAAGGCATTAAAAGGAATAGGAGTATCATTTGACCAGCAACTGCTGAAAGACACTCTTGGAGCATTCTTCCGTGCAGGATGGCAGGATGACTCAGCCCAGCGGGTGAATTACAACAGAATGGTTTCACTGGGATTGAATCTCAATGGAAGCGTATGGGGTAGGAAGGACGATGAAGTAGGAGTTGGCTATGCCTATCTGAAAACTCCATCAAAGAATGAGGAGCTCAAGCACAGTCAGGTATTTGAGTCATATGTGAAGTTTAAGCTGTTTTCATACAAATTTCTGAGCTCAGATATAACCCTTGATTACCAGTACATTCGTGACACTGCCCGTGAGTCTGACAACACAAAGGCAGGTCATGTTTATGGTGTTAGATTTAACATTAACTTTTAA
- a CDS encoding TrpB-like pyridoxal phosphate-dependent enzyme, protein MRRILLSEKDLPRQWYNIQADMPKLPPPPLHPQTKKPISPDDLKIIFPMSLIEQEVTIERWVDIPQEVLDIYASFRPTPLYRAIGLEKALKTPARIYFKHEGFGPAGSHKTNTSIPQAYYNKIEGIKRIATETGAGQWGSALALAGALMGIEITVYMVRVSYDQKPYRRIMMETWGAKVYPSPSDKTESGKRILRENPDHPGTLGIAISEAVEDAATHKDTNYALGSVLNHVLLHQTIIGLECKKQFEIVGEYPDIVIGCCGGGSNLGGISFPFLYDKIHGKDLRVIAVEPSSCPTLTKGEFRYDYGDTAGLTPFLMMYTLGHDFVPPGIHAGGLRYHGDSPLISQLCHDGLIEAKAVGQISVFEAAILFARSEGIIPAPESAHAIKVAIDEALKAKEEGKERVILFNLSGIGFLDLPSYEAYLSGRLSDFEYPDEKIKEALGKLPEIF, encoded by the coding sequence ATGAGAAGAATTTTACTTTCTGAAAAAGATCTACCAAGACAGTGGTATAACATACAGGCTGATATGCCAAAGCTACCTCCTCCACCTCTTCATCCTCAAACAAAGAAGCCAATTTCTCCTGATGATTTAAAAATTATATTTCCCATGTCTCTTATTGAGCAAGAAGTTACTATTGAAAGATGGGTAGATATTCCACAAGAGGTTTTAGATATATATGCAAGCTTTCGTCCAACTCCTCTTTATAGAGCAATTGGACTTGAAAAAGCTCTTAAGACTCCTGCAAGGATTTATTTTAAACATGAAGGCTTTGGACCGGCAGGAAGTCATAAGACAAATACTTCAATCCCTCAGGCTTATTACAACAAAATTGAAGGAATAAAAAGAATAGCTACAGAAACTGGGGCAGGTCAGTGGGGTTCTGCTCTTGCATTAGCAGGAGCATTAATGGGGATAGAGATTACCGTTTATATGGTAAGAGTAAGCTATGATCAGAAACCTTACCGCAGAATAATGATGGAAACATGGGGAGCAAAGGTTTATCCATCTCCCTCTGATAAAACTGAATCAGGAAAAAGAATTCTCCGTGAAAATCCAGATCATCCTGGAACACTTGGAATTGCCATCTCAGAAGCAGTTGAAGATGCAGCAACCCATAAAGATACAAACTATGCTCTTGGTTCAGTGCTAAATCATGTTTTACTTCATCAGACAATTATAGGACTTGAATGCAAAAAACAGTTTGAAATTGTAGGAGAATACCCGGATATAGTAATTGGTTGCTGCGGAGGAGGAAGCAATCTCGGTGGTATAAGCTTCCCATTCCTTTATGATAAGATTCATGGGAAGGATCTAAGAGTTATTGCCGTAGAGCCATCCTCATGTCCCACACTTACAAAGGGCGAGTTCAGATATGACTACGGCGATACTGCAGGACTTACACCTTTTCTCATGATGTATACTCTCGGACATGATTTTGTGCCTCCGGGAATTCATGCAGGAGGTTTAAGATATCATGGAGACTCTCCACTCATAAGTCAGCTATGTCACGATGGCTTGATTGAAGCAAAGGCAGTAGGACAGATATCTGTCTTTGAAGCTGCCATACTTTTTGCAAGGAGTGAGGGAATTATTCCTGCTCCTGAAAGTGCTCATGCCATCAAGGTGGCAATAGATGAGGCATTAAAAGCAAAGGAAGAAGGAAAAGAAAGAGTAATACTTTTCAATCTAAGCGGAATAGGATTTCTTGATCTTCCTTCTTATGAGGCATACTTATCAGGGAGACTTTCTGATTTTGAATATCCCGATGAAAAAATAAAGGAAGCTCTGGGAAAACTTCCTGAAATTTTTTGA
- a CDS encoding FAD-linked oxidase C-terminal domain-containing protein codes for MKDTKLLEGIEISDEKEDLICYSYDASYAKGTIPEFVAWPKSSEEIVKVVKWATNRGLKMLPRGAGTGMAGGAIPINSRTVVISLERMREVLEINSKNFTATLEPGVINGELQKELMIYGLFYPPDPASMDYCTIGGNVATNAGGPRAIKYGVTRNYCLAIEVVLSTGTVLTLGGKTFKRVTGYEMKELFIGSEGTLGIISKITVRVLPQPEEVITLLISFNSVESAGKSVSEIIGSGIIPRTLEFLDSSCLSLIEKNFELGLPTNVEAMLLVELDGEITSIKRQGEKIVDIARKFNGEAKIATDYYSRENLWKARRSISPCILKMKDKEKINIDIAVPIDSLSKTFVKLNELSNKSNIPIISFGHAGDGNIHVNILVEKSNEEEKKQGFEMVKKIFEFTVSIGGAISGEHGIGITKKPYIDIQLEKKQIELMQAIKRVFDPKGFMNPGKIF; via the coding sequence ATGAAAGATACAAAATTACTTGAAGGAATAGAGATATCAGATGAAAAAGAAGACCTTATATGCTACAGCTACGATGCTTCCTATGCAAAGGGAACTATTCCAGAGTTTGTAGCATGGCCAAAAAGCTCTGAAGAGATTGTAAAGGTTGTAAAATGGGCAACAAATAGAGGATTAAAAATGCTGCCAAGAGGTGCTGGAACAGGCATGGCAGGAGGTGCCATCCCAATCAATTCAAGAACAGTCGTAATCAGCCTTGAAAGAATGAGAGAAGTTCTGGAAATAAATTCAAAAAACTTTACTGCCACTTTAGAGCCTGGTGTTATAAATGGAGAACTTCAAAAAGAACTTATGATTTACGGACTCTTTTATCCACCAGATCCTGCATCCATGGATTACTGCACAATAGGAGGAAATGTGGCAACAAATGCTGGTGGTCCAAGAGCAATAAAATATGGAGTTACAAGAAACTACTGTTTAGCCATTGAGGTGGTGCTTTCAACTGGAACTGTTCTTACCTTAGGTGGTAAAACTTTCAAAAGAGTCACAGGATATGAAATGAAAGAACTTTTTATTGGCTCAGAGGGAACACTTGGAATAATTTCAAAGATAACTGTCAGAGTTTTACCACAACCAGAGGAAGTAATCACCCTTCTTATAAGTTTTAACTCAGTAGAGTCTGCTGGAAAGAGTGTTTCAGAGATTATTGGTTCAGGAATTATTCCAAGAACCCTTGAGTTCCTTGACAGTTCCTGTTTAAGTTTAATTGAAAAAAATTTTGAACTCGGACTGCCAACAAATGTGGAAGCAATGCTTCTTGTTGAGCTTGACGGAGAGATAACTTCCATTAAAAGACAGGGTGAGAAAATTGTTGACATTGCAAGAAAATTTAATGGAGAGGCTAAGATTGCCACAGATTACTACTCAAGAGAAAATCTATGGAAAGCTCGCAGAAGCATTTCACCGTGCATTTTGAAGATGAAGGATAAAGAAAAGATAAACATTGATATTGCCGTTCCTATAGATAGCCTTTCAAAAACATTCGTTAAGTTAAATGAGCTTTCAAACAAATCAAATATTCCCATTATATCCTTTGGACATGCTGGAGATGGTAATATTCATGTAAACATTCTTGTTGAAAAGAGCAATGAAGAAGAAAAAAAACAGGGGTTTGAAATGGTTAAAAAAATTTTTGAATTCACAGTCAGTATTGGTGGAGCTATTTCAGGAGAACATGGAATCGGAATAACAAAAAAGCCTTACATTGATATTCAATTAGAAAAAAAACAGATTGAGCTGATGCAGGCTATAAAAAGAGTTTTTGATCCCAAGGGATTTATGAATCCAGGAAAGATTTTTTAA
- the smc gene encoding chromosome segregation protein SMC — protein sequence MRIRWIELNGFKSFPEKTRIELNEGITCFVGPNGAGKSNIVDAFRWVLGEHNPRILRGEKMEEVIFQGSQSKKEKGIAEVTILLKSLKEPENGGQPEAELTEIKRRFYKTGESYFIINGKQARLKDIKEIFLSEGVDVRTYSIIDQIKINEILSKPSHRKALLEECAGISLYKLKKNESEGKLQSAQENLQRIEDIISELKKQYSLLERQAKKAEKYKKTMEELKNLELKVSKAESLNLLKEIEKLREDIQILENTQLESKEKNEKIIKKINEQKIKISYTENLIQEREKELKQKEIEKTKAENQQTLMIQEEKSKRELINKLHEENSALKREIEKSQNDLKSACIEYGEIEENIANLQKEIIQKEQELMNFYKEINEIEKEIEKQRKILFNLTTELVNKKNYYQSINKSSENAQNRLNTLYIRKKETIQRINQMETEIQKMQKNIKNLKESLQLENNKNKAIQNQLYELENQLETKTQLIIEKKKQEAVINGKIEALLSEIWQEDKNHKLFFECIDVSPEVEELIEAVLEERLKASVIQDIETIKDFKNKGWFFLKNTELSSAYQKDETHSDKKIKSYIRIKESGINEKIFDNVYIVNNLKEAMEIKKEIPNCCFVTRKGEVFFPDGFIKTGKTSNLLKKKRMLEDLNKEKSEISEEIEYLQHEIEKMQATKQELKREIESKRLQISQIQKEIFKAEEKNKSLHREMEQTKQRTKYMENEEKALQNEISHNTKVMEKTRSEIEQLSMEIEALERTIEELKNKQKEISQANESQKEELSSKKIILSTLKERYNNKKQEINRLNEEIKKLTMKQQKNEEEIEQSLKRLSQIEKEKTEILKTIEMLTLETFNLKEQIEKLYKELQNEKEYLIELEKNYQSINEKLHNITAELGEKKTIEGEKKVKLENLWNEIYSIYGIDIIKEEIEPAQETETFKSRITQLKNQLKEIGAVDVEILKEYEDVKERYNFLIAQKQDIVKSIEELQEAIKKINSLTKKKLRETFNLLKERFNSLFNELFEGGKAEIFLTDENNILESEIEMQIQPPGKKAGNINLLSGGEKDTYCHSIHLCLLEHPFISCMYT from the coding sequence ATGCGAATTAGATGGATAGAACTTAACGGATTTAAATCTTTTCCTGAAAAAACCAGAATAGAGCTCAATGAAGGTATAACCTGCTTTGTTGGACCAAATGGAGCAGGAAAAAGCAATATTGTTGATGCCTTCAGATGGGTCCTTGGCGAGCATAATCCCAGAATTCTTCGTGGTGAAAAAATGGAAGAAGTCATATTCCAGGGATCTCAATCAAAAAAAGAAAAGGGCATTGCTGAAGTAACCATCCTATTAAAATCTCTAAAAGAACCAGAAAATGGAGGGCAACCAGAGGCAGAATTAACCGAAATAAAGAGAAGGTTTTACAAAACAGGAGAATCCTACTTTATCATCAATGGTAAACAGGCAAGACTTAAAGACATAAAAGAGATATTCCTTTCAGAAGGAGTTGATGTAAGAACTTACTCAATAATTGACCAGATTAAAATCAATGAGATCTTATCAAAACCTTCACATAGGAAAGCTCTTCTTGAAGAATGTGCTGGAATTTCATTGTATAAACTGAAAAAAAACGAATCTGAAGGAAAGCTTCAATCAGCACAGGAGAATCTTCAGAGAATAGAGGACATCATTAGCGAGCTAAAAAAACAGTACTCTTTACTTGAGAGACAGGCTAAAAAAGCTGAAAAGTATAAAAAAACCATGGAAGAATTAAAAAATCTGGAATTAAAGGTCTCTAAGGCTGAAAGCTTAAATCTCCTTAAAGAAATTGAAAAACTTCGCGAAGATATTCAAATTCTTGAAAATACACAGTTAGAATCAAAAGAAAAAAACGAAAAAATTATAAAAAAGATTAACGAGCAGAAGATAAAAATCTCCTATACTGAAAATCTCATACAGGAAAGGGAGAAAGAACTAAAGCAAAAAGAGATAGAAAAGACAAAGGCAGAAAATCAACAGACCCTCATGATTCAGGAAGAAAAAAGTAAACGAGAATTGATAAATAAACTTCATGAAGAAAACTCTGCTTTAAAAAGAGAAATAGAAAAATCTCAGAATGATTTAAAATCTGCTTGCATTGAATATGGAGAAATTGAGGAAAATATTGCCAATCTCCAAAAAGAAATCATTCAAAAAGAACAGGAACTAATGAACTTTTACAAAGAAATAAATGAGATTGAAAAGGAGATTGAAAAGCAGAGAAAAATTCTTTTTAATCTTACCACTGAATTGGTAAACAAGAAAAATTATTACCAATCCATAAATAAATCCAGTGAAAATGCTCAAAACAGGTTAAACACTCTTTATATACGAAAAAAAGAAACAATACAAAGGATAAATCAGATGGAAACAGAAATTCAAAAGATGCAGAAAAACATAAAAAACTTAAAAGAAAGCCTGCAGTTAGAAAACAACAAAAACAAAGCTATTCAAAATCAACTCTATGAGTTAGAAAACCAGCTGGAAACAAAAACTCAGCTAATAATTGAAAAAAAGAAACAAGAAGCAGTAATAAACGGAAAAATTGAAGCCCTTTTATCAGAAATATGGCAGGAGGACAAAAACCACAAACTCTTTTTTGAATGCATTGATGTAAGCCCTGAAGTTGAGGAATTAATTGAAGCTGTCCTGGAAGAAAGACTCAAAGCCTCAGTAATACAAGACATTGAAACAATTAAAGATTTTAAAAATAAGGGCTGGTTCTTTTTAAAAAATACAGAATTAAGTTCTGCTTACCAAAAAGATGAGACTCATAGTGATAAAAAAATTAAAAGCTACATAAGAATAAAAGAATCAGGGATTAATGAAAAAATTTTTGATAATGTTTACATTGTAAACAATCTCAAAGAGGCAATGGAAATAAAAAAAGAAATTCCCAATTGCTGCTTTGTGACCAGAAAAGGTGAAGTGTTTTTTCCAGATGGATTTATAAAAACAGGCAAAACTTCAAATCTTCTTAAAAAGAAAAGAATGCTTGAAGATTTAAATAAGGAAAAGTCTGAAATATCAGAGGAAATTGAATACTTACAGCATGAAATTGAAAAAATGCAAGCTACAAAACAGGAGCTTAAAAGAGAAATAGAAAGTAAAAGACTGCAGATTTCTCAAATACAAAAAGAGATTTTCAAGGCTGAGGAAAAAAATAAAAGTCTTCACAGGGAAATGGAACAGACAAAGCAAAGAACAAAATACATGGAAAATGAAGAAAAAGCTCTACAAAATGAAATATCTCATAACACAAAAGTTATGGAAAAAACCCGCTCTGAAATTGAGCAACTTTCTATGGAAATTGAAGCTTTAGAAAGGACGATTGAAGAATTGAAAAATAAACAAAAAGAGATATCCCAAGCGAACGAGAGCCAGAAAGAAGAGCTTTCCAGCAAAAAAATTATCCTTTCCACATTAAAGGAAAGATACAATAACAAAAAGCAGGAAATAAACAGGCTAAATGAAGAAATTAAGAAACTTACAATGAAACAACAGAAAAATGAAGAAGAGATTGAGCAAAGTCTGAAAAGATTATCTCAGATTGAAAAAGAAAAAACAGAGATATTAAAAACAATTGAAATGCTTACTCTTGAAACATTCAATCTGAAAGAGCAAATAGAAAAACTTTATAAAGAACTGCAGAATGAAAAAGAATATTTAATAGAACTGGAAAAAAATTATCAGAGCATAAACGAAAAACTACACAACATCACAGCAGAACTCGGAGAGAAAAAAACCATTGAAGGTGAAAAAAAAGTAAAGCTTGAAAATCTATGGAATGAGATTTATAGCATATACGGCATTGACATAATTAAAGAAGAGATTGAGCCAGCTCAGGAAACGGAAACATTTAAATCTCGTATAACACAGCTTAAAAATCAGCTCAAAGAAATCGGAGCTGTTGATGTAGAAATCTTGAAGGAATATGAAGATGTTAAAGAGAGATATAACTTTTTAATAGCTCAGAAACAGGATATTGTAAAATCCATAGAAGAATTACAGGAAGCAATAAAAAAAATTAACTCACTCACGAAAAAGAAACTAAGAGAAACATTCAATCTTTTAAAAGAAAGATTTAATAGCCTTTTCAATGAACTTTTTGAAGGAGGAAAAGCTGAAATTTTTCTTACTGATGAAAATAACATTCTTGAGTCAGAGATAGAAATGCAGATTCAACCACCTGGCAAAAAAGCAGGAAACATAAATCTCCTTTCAGGCGGGGAGAAAGACACTTACTGCCATAGCATTCATCTTTGCTTGCTTGAGCATCCGTTCATCTCCTGTATGTATACTTGA
- the dsrB gene encoding dissimilatory-type sulfite reductase subunit beta: MPYVIPDVVDVKQRKTDIGPPHYKNFLPPVIQKNYGDWKTHEILSPGLMVHIANSGDKIWTVRVASPRLLSTDTLREIAELAEKYCDGYLRFTTRNNIEFLVSDESKVKPLMDELTAKKYMIGGIGSRVSNIVHTQGWIHCHSAAVDASALVKCIMDEFADYFTTKETPNKVRFAVACCTNMCGAVHCSDIAFVGIHRKIPRIDHDNFKNLCELPTTMAACPTAAITPDPAKKSVKINADKCMYCGNCFSVCPALPIADPENDGVAIVVGGKVGNLRKPPMFSKLAVAYLPNNPPRWPEVVKATRKIFDAYVAGAKKHERVGEWIERIGWEKFFAVTGLPFTFQHIDDWTYAFKTFRTTTQFKWTK, translated from the coding sequence ATGCCTTATGTAATTCCCGATGTAGTAGATGTAAAACAGAGGAAAACAGATATAGGACCACCTCATTACAAAAACTTTTTACCCCCAGTAATCCAGAAAAACTATGGAGACTGGAAAACCCATGAAATATTAAGCCCTGGCTTAATGGTTCATATAGCTAATTCTGGTGATAAAATCTGGACGGTAAGAGTAGCATCTCCAAGACTTCTGAGCACTGATACATTGAGAGAGATTGCTGAACTTGCTGAGAAGTATTGTGATGGCTATTTAAGATTTACAACGAGAAACAACATAGAGTTTCTTGTATCCGATGAAAGCAAAGTTAAACCTTTAATGGATGAACTTACAGCTAAGAAATACATGATTGGCGGAATCGGCTCAAGAGTTAGCAATATTGTTCATACACAGGGTTGGATTCACTGTCATTCAGCTGCAGTAGATGCTTCTGCTTTAGTTAAATGTATAATGGATGAATTTGCTGATTATTTTACCACAAAAGAAACTCCTAATAAGGTTAGATTTGCAGTTGCCTGTTGCACAAACATGTGTGGTGCAGTTCACTGCTCAGATATAGCATTTGTGGGAATTCATAGAAAGATTCCAAGAATTGACCATGATAACTTTAAAAACCTCTGCGAGCTTCCTACAACAATGGCTGCATGCCCAACAGCAGCAATAACACCTGATCCAGCAAAGAAATCAGTAAAAATCAATGCTGATAAATGCATGTACTGTGGTAACTGCTTCTCAGTCTGTCCTGCACTTCCCATTGCAGACCCTGAGAATGATGGTGTTGCAATAGTGGTAGGTGGAAAGGTTGGTAATTTGAGAAAACCACCAATGTTTTCAAAGCTTGCGGTTGCATATCTACCAAATAATCCACCAAGATGGCCAGAAGTTGTAAAGGCAACGAGGAAGATTTTTGATGCTTATGTTGCTGGTGCAAAGAAGCATGAGAGAGTGGGTGAATGGATTGAAAGGATTGGCTGGGAGAAATTCTTCGCAGTCACTGGTTTACCATTCACATTCCAGCACATTGACGACTGGACATATGCATTCAAGACTTTTAGAACTACAACACAATTTAAGTGGACAAAATAA
- a CDS encoding CinA family protein, giving the protein MSSLNKIASDIVRKLKEKQKTFSTAESCTGGLIASSITEIPGASKVFLGGVVVYATEMKKRILKIPDEVFHYGVISEEMAEAMARAIKSITVSDYSISTTGNLGPDTMEEKPKGLIYIAVSTPEKLCIKELNLTGDRLSNKIKATEEALKLLEEML; this is encoded by the coding sequence ATGAGTTCCTTGAATAAAATTGCTTCAGATATTGTCAGAAAGCTCAAAGAAAAACAAAAAACTTTTTCAACAGCAGAATCTTGCACAGGAGGTCTTATTGCATCATCAATAACAGAGATTCCTGGTGCAAGCAAAGTTTTTCTCGGAGGAGTCGTTGTTTATGCAACTGAGATGAAAAAAAGGATTTTAAAAATTCCTGATGAAGTGTTTCACTACGGAGTTATTTCAGAAGAAATGGCAGAAGCAATGGCAAGAGCGATAAAATCAATCACTGTCTCAGACTATTCAATTTCCACAACAGGAAATCTCGGACCTGATACAATGGAGGAAAAGCCAAAGGGATTAATCTATATTGCTGTTTCAACACCAGAAAAGCTCTGTATTAAGGAACTTAATCTTACAGGTGATAGACTATCAAATAAAATAAAAGCAACAGAAGAAGCATTAAAGTTGCTTGAAGAAATGTTATAA